Proteins from a single region of Amblyomma americanum isolate KBUSLIRL-KWMA chromosome 10, ASM5285725v1, whole genome shotgun sequence:
- the LOC144107429 gene encoding uncharacterized protein LOC144107429 has translation MNNPSTKCDSSSRSQSRGRQPYRAPQAAHGPAVPTRPVENGAPPNRQASEQLNSESSRASRSPASSPRARSLRFPGGEVSTRNAPLSRGSSSPNGSAGSPSPNEASSQATLKGSSPSKRHVRLGDELSGLVPGSSSPRVLHSENTNLSSPTSSHDAKKSSTPNSSVSDRGRDASPSNAPPQKDSALSKRPRYSTRSSLIREESVSPRHSTGANNYGPGPEKQSPRTCRVLTTNPRTPDVPASLSSPGLRRGKSPQLRSGDRDYSPSKESTSNLNRGFPGATGSTANSKLLRRFSPAKCRKSSPTRTSRRPADTSRGSQGYKRFLSRIPSNPKEFLSLRGTVPSDGRRRLLKDVPNAPNSRLPWRGGEFGSAERISETRTTSLRDAWWPHGSRTASLRRPSEKSPSSPGGLSGTPHSPRIRSASDVVRSHKSSFASPGTSPKTVQAGSSITASPQDTVPKSQAAVARRWFVCVLAWTTVTLLAVASWTLVSRLRPYRLMGSEPCQATSRIHYGNLVRLSANHEVHPCDDYYSHVCGYWHKTGRLTVAKAIWHQFLTRAMLRVAGRADHRPGSLTGMATRYIRACLRPLEHNNVIEVRLVLSTGGIHWPSLPSRADFLFAVFYMARRVHSPVFFDVHEAEDGAQRLMTITRDKAFEMMDAKLTELVNNAYAEEHYRVCCEAFAVVPGSVRRCPGLYEDFVKMKGFLDNRASNATETTDELNATHLLRHTPSVSGDRWADVVQYYFSASLSSLRVRMSGSLKQFTSAFLLHEHFGEEKALDLVGWLAVQVLIHYTNSTLIESFYRDPDVAIEEHHQRCFTTAYVVYGYAVNRLFMKDSDANVIDVVSFANNISTTFKNVLRNGTLLRSGFFPELRTVDVDRTFQILKASLAASDDNLSLPQLGNRPLKNKMRLGERDKPVILAYGASDPTVFDGFQMSPQHLNAPWNHPDALPSALLGGLGMRLAGSLFVDYIKLSRMFQHNYKENQKCLDPEGVSDSFGLDLQAAAASVNVALSLQDSRYSSASNQPFFDDRVALAFACWLLCGDEERGRVMCNTPMKHSPYFARAFGCVEGSPMNPSVKCVMKV, from the exons ATGAACAACCCCAGCACGAAgtgcgacagcagcagcagaagccagTCGAGGGGTCGTCAACCCTACCGAGCACCGCAAGCAGCCCACGGTCCCGCGGTGCCTACGCGACCTGTCGAGAACGGTGCGCCGCCGAATCGCCAGGCTTCGGAGCAACTCAATTCCGAGTCTTCCAGAGCTTCGAGGTCCCCTGCGAGCTCCCCTCGCGCCCGGAGCCTCAGATTCCCCGGAGGTGAGGTTTCCACCAGGAATGCACCTCTGTCAAGGGGCAGCTCGTCGCCGAATGGTTCGGCTGGTTCTCCTTCACCAAACGAAGCTTCGTCACAAGCAACTCTAAAGGGTTCCTCGCCATCAAAGAGACACGTACGCCTTGGCGACGAGCTGTCAGGACTTGTACCGGGTTCATCGTCCCCTAGAGTTCTTCACTCTGAAAACACCAACCTCTCATCACCGACAAGTAGCCACGACGCGAAGAAATCATCGACACCGAACAGCTCTGTCTCTGATCGCGGCCGCGACGCCTCTCCCAGCAATGCACCCCCGCAGAAGGACTCCGCGTTATCCAAGCGCCCGAGGTACTCTACCAGGAGCTCGCTTATCAGGGAGGAGTCTGTATCACCTAGGCATTCTACAGGAGCTAACAATTATGGTCCTGGCCCCGAGAAACAATCACCACGGACGTGCCGCGTCTTGACGACAAATCCTCGTACTCCAGACGTACCGGCGAGCTTATCGTCTCCGGGCCTGAGGCGTGGAAAAAGTCCTCAACTTCGATCGGGCGACAGAGACTACTCACCCTCGAAGGAATCCACCTCAAACTTAAATCGTGGCTTTCCGGGCGCCACTGGCTCAACGGCAAACTCCAAACTGCTGAGACGTTTCTCACCAGCGAAGTGTCGCAAGAGCTCTCCCACACGTACAAGCCGTCGCCCTGCAGACACCTCGAGGGGCTCACAAGGTTACAAAAGGTTTCTTTCGAGGATTCCCTCCAACCCAAAGGAGTTCCTGTCTCTCAGGGGTACCGTGCCTAGCGATGGCAGACGCCGGCTTCTGAAAGATGTCCCGAATGCGCCCAACAGCCGACTACCGTGGAGAGGGGGTGAATTCGGGTCGGCAGAGCGGATCTCGGAAACCAGGACGACATCGCTCCGTGATGCTTGGTGGCCCCACGGCAGTCGAACCGCTTCGCTCAG GCGCCCATCGGAGAAGTCGCCGTCCAGCCCCGGTGGTCTTTCGGGCACACCGCATTCGCCTCGGATCAGGTCGGCCAGCGATGTTGTCCGAAGTCACAAAAGCTCCTTCGCATCGCCCGGGACATCGCCCAAAACGGTACAGGCG GGGTCTTCCATCACCGCCTCGCCCCAAGACACCGTCCCGAAGTCCCAAGCGGCTGTCGCCAGGCGATGGTTCGTGTGCGTTCTAGCCTGGACCACGGTCACCCTCCTGGCCGTAGCATCGTGGACTCTGGTGTCTCGTCTCAGACCCTACCGTCTAATGGGGTCAGAGCCCTGCCAGGCTACCTCGCGCATCCACTACGGCAACCTGGTGCGCCTGTCCGCGAACCATGAAGTCCACCCTTGCGACGACTACTACAGCCACGTGTGCGGCTACTGGCACAAGACCGGAAGGCTTACCGTGGCCAAGGCGATATGGCACCAGTTCCTCACCAGGGCCATGCTTCGTGTCGCCGGTCGTGCAGACCACAGGCCTGGCTCGCTGACCGGTATGGCCACCCGATACATCAGGGCCTGCTTGAGGCCGCtcgaacacaacaacgtcattGAGGTGAGACTGGTGCTCAGTACGGGCGGAATACACTGGCCATCGCTGCCGTCGCGAGCCGACTTCCTGTTCGCCGTGTTCTACATGGCGCGACGCGTCCATTCCCCGGTATTCTTTGACGTCCACGAAGCGGAAGATGGCGCACAGCGATTGATGACCATCACGCGAGACAAGGCATTCGAGATGATGGACGCCAAGCTAACTGAGTTGGTGAATAATGCGTACGCCGAAGAGCACTACCGCGTCTGCTGTGAAGCATTCGCCGTCGTGCCCGGAAGCGTTCGCCGCTGCCCCGGGCTCTACGAGGATTTCGTCAAGATGAAGGGTTTCCTCGACAATCGCGCCAGTAATGCCACGGAGACCACGGATGAGCTCAACGCGACCCACTTGCTACGACACACGCCCTCTGTTTCCGGAGATCGCTGGGCAGATGTGGTCCAATATTACTTCAGTGCCAGCCTTAGCAGCCTCAGAGTCCGGATGTCTGGCAGCCTCAAACAGTTCACGTCGGCGTTCCTCCTGCACGAGCACTTCGGCGAAGAGAAAGCGCTGGACCTTGTCGGATGGCTCGCCGTTCAAGTTCTGATCCACTACACGAACTCCACGTTGATTGAGAGCTTCTACCGCGACCCCGATGTCGCGATCGAAGAGCACCACCAGCGCTGCTTCACCACAGCGTACGTAGTATACGGCTACGCTGTGAACCGCCTCTTTATGAAAGACTCGGACGCTAACGTCATAGATGTCGTAAGTTTCGCAAATAACATTAGTACCACGTTCAAGAACGTGTTGAGGAACGGCACTCTGCTTCGAAGCGGCTTCTTCCCGGAGCTCAGAACGGTGGACGTCGATCGAACGTTCCAGATCCTGAAAGCATCATTGGCAGCCTCTGACGACAACCTCAGCCTGCCGCAGTTGGGCAACCGCCCTCTAAAAAACAAGATGCGGCTGGGCGAACGCGACAAACCTGTGATCTTGGCTTACGGCGCCTCTGATCCGACGGTGTTCGATGGCTTCCAGATGAGCCCGCAACATCTGAACGCTCCGTGGAACCACCCCGACGCACTGCCAAGTGCCCTCCTCGGCGGACTCGGCATGAGGCTGGCCGGTTCGCTGTTCGTAGACTACATCAAGCTCTCGCGAATGTTTCAACACAACTACAAAGAGAACCAGAAATGCCTCGACCCCGAAGGGGTGAGCGACAGTTTCGGCCTGGACCTGCAGGCGGCCGCAGCGTCTGTTAACGTGGCGTTGAGCCTCCAGGACAGCCGCTACAGCTCGGCGTCTAACCAGCCTTTCTTCGACGATCGCGTCGCGCTTGCGTTCGCCTGCTGGCTCTTGTGCGGTGACGAGGAGCGCGGCAGGGTCATGTGCAACACGCCCATGAAGCACAGTCCGTACTTCGCCCGCGCCTTCGGCTGCGTCGAAGGATCCCCTATGAACCCCAGCGTGAAATGTGTGATGAAGGTGTAG